The Chanos chanos chromosome 6, fChaCha1.1, whole genome shotgun sequence genome includes a region encoding these proteins:
- the tp53i13 gene encoding uncharacterized protein tp53i13 encodes MYFRLPSIDTKYHPKPAYHVCMDTPIIYNHSIPNNGAHRPVWAESGEYLYCPPQRWLHNLKHGAIVFLYHPCASVEGYGRLAAFAHSCLSHYILTAYPWLSKHRPFALVSWGRTLETSHVNALEICEWLLSVSSNISWANANQRPKYSLFLTKSASTKSVGTALRGTNQDLSQQDRIKLLRQCCEDTLSVYEEERNRGRTRRGRAVTQNVTQNANQTVRNESKLNGAAALNRTEPGLVHIQNSTHEPWLNRSLDTKPATSITDSSQKSDSLHLTTDTKEPRENEKKEKTEASKKTDNLNEEKGREVEKPRASENMKPRRKNTSKGSKHRIKTDTEEQKIRAQCSGQQQQHCGLPHTASPIGGAVVRERIPTPRTDEAVWAAAALGFLLVLLTLSVLHTRLYRHWRTPPSLYWQDMNQDYESVADIIRRRLKLPSRRKKRSSSALRRKECPLLLTSSNEEDSD; translated from the exons ATGTATTTC AGGCTTCCTAGTATTGACACAAAGTATCATCCTAAG CCAGCCTACCACGTCTGCATGGACACACCCATCATTTATAATCACTCTATACCTAACAA TGGGGCACATAGACCTGTGTGGGCTGAAAGTGGAGAGTACCTGTACTGCCCGCCTCAGCGTTGGCTTCACAACCTCAAG CATGGAGCAATAGTATTTCTCTATCACCCTTGTGCCTCAGTGGAAGGTTACGGGAGGCTGGCAGCGTTTGcacactcctgtctgtctcactaTATTCTCACAGCTTACCCCTggctcagtaaacacaga CCTTTTGCGCTGGTGTCCTGGGGTCGCACTCTAGAAACTTCCCATGTGAACGCTTTGGAGATTTGTGAATGGCTGCTCTCCGTTTCCTCCAACATCAGCTGGGCTAATGCCAACCAAAGGCCAAAGTACAGTCTTTTTTTGACAAAGTCTGCGTCCACCAAATCAGTAGGCACAGCACTGAGAGGCACAAATCAAGATCTGTCTCAACAGGACCGAATTAAG TTGCTAAGACAGTGTTGTGaagacactctctctgtgtatgaggAAGAAAGGAACAGAGGACGAACCAGGAGGGGAAGAGCTGTAACACAGAACGTAACACAGAATGCAAACCAGACTGTGCGAAATGAAAGCAAGCTAAATGGAGCAGCTGCactaaacagaacagaacctgGTTTGGTCCATATTCAGAACAGTACACATGAACCATGGCTGAACAGGTCACTTGACACAAAACCAGCTACATCGATCACAGACAGCAGCCAAAAATCAGACTCTCTCCACCTCACAACAGACACTAAAGAAccaagagagaatgaaaagaaggaaaaaacagaagcgtCTAAAAAAACAGATAACCTTAAtgaggaaaaagggagagaagtgGAAAAACCTAGAGCATCAGAAAACATGAAACCACGCAGGAAAAACACATCGAAGGGAAGTAAACACAGAattaagacagacacagaggagcagaaaatCAGAGCTCAGTGCTCgggacagcagcagcagcattgCGGTCTGCCGCACACCGCATCTCCAATAGGGGGTGCTGTTGTTAGAGAGAGGATACCCACACCACGCACTGATGAGGCCGTGTGGGCCGCTGCAGCTCTAGGCTTTCTCCTGGTGCTGCTGACCTTGTCTGTGCTGCACACACGACTTTATCGCCACTGGCGCACACCACCTAGTCTCTACTGGCAGGACATGAATCAAGACTATGAGAGCGTggcag aTATAATTCGCAGACGGCTCAAGTTGCCAagcaggaggaagaagaggagcagcAGCGCACTGAGGAGAAAGGAGTGCCCTCTGCTCCTCACTTCCAGCAACGAGGAGGACTCTGACTGA